One genomic window of Leptotrichia shahii includes the following:
- the csx2 gene encoding TIGR02221 family CRISPR-associated protein gives MEKGKSRRVFLSFLGLGPKGGYVPSNYIDQEKDKISKNVKFIQNAVVEIENNTFDEKYIFCTKEAYENRFKELEEEKNYKYKSIEIVKGKDEEEIWSIFQKIYDVLEENDEVTFDVTHSYRFLPMLGLLLLQHAKFLKNIKVKKLCYGAFEMKYTAKDDDGNEIEVSPIMDFTSFSKLQDWSLSGYSFVKTGMAEHFSDLAKKEFKSKSKDVNRDKNNLRNISKKLEDIALDIYTNRGINIVEGNKIAVIKEEMREVKKDLYPPFTLVIDKIEKDIHNFKIKNVNNVFYAVEWCIEKKLFQQGITMLQEGLITFLLNKANIDYTNKNNREELSNFIGLENIKEYSGDIEKMQNIVRELNEKQIDFQKLKSLYGNIKNIRNDINHGGFNLKDNKENGEPRSRTDSLTFRNTLEKNFKKIKEIIFYAE, from the coding sequence ATGGAAAAAGGAAAATCGAGAAGAGTATTTTTAAGTTTTTTGGGATTAGGACCAAAGGGTGGATATGTTCCGAGTAATTACATTGATCAAGAAAAAGATAAGATTAGTAAAAATGTTAAATTTATTCAAAATGCTGTAGTGGAAATCGAAAATAATACTTTTGATGAGAAATATATTTTTTGTACAAAAGAAGCCTATGAAAATAGATTTAAAGAATTAGAAGAAGAAAAAAATTATAAGTACAAAAGTATTGAAATTGTAAAAGGAAAAGATGAAGAGGAGATATGGTCTATTTTTCAGAAAATTTATGATGTTTTAGAAGAAAACGATGAAGTGACTTTTGATGTAACACATAGTTATAGATTTTTGCCTATGTTGGGACTTTTACTTTTACAACATGCAAAATTTTTAAAAAATATAAAAGTAAAAAAACTATGTTATGGTGCTTTTGAAATGAAATATACGGCAAAAGATGATGATGGTAACGAGATAGAAGTGAGTCCAATTATGGATTTTACTAGTTTTTCAAAATTACAAGATTGGTCTTTATCAGGATATTCTTTTGTAAAAACTGGAATGGCAGAACATTTTTCAGATTTAGCAAAGAAAGAGTTCAAATCTAAGTCAAAAGATGTTAATAGAGATAAAAATAATCTTAGAAATATTTCAAAAAAATTAGAAGATATAGCATTGGATATATATACAAATAGGGGAATTAATATAGTAGAAGGTAATAAAATAGCAGTTATAAAAGAAGAAATGAGAGAAGTTAAGAAAGATTTATATCCTCCATTTACTTTAGTTATTGATAAAATAGAAAAAGATATTCATAATTTTAAAATCAAAAATGTAAATAATGTTTTTTATGCTGTAGAATGGTGTATTGAAAAAAAACTATTTCAGCAAGGAATTACGATGTTACAAGAGGGCCTAATAACATTTTTATTAAATAAAGCTAATATTGATTATACAAATAAAAACAATAGAGAAGAACTTTCAAATTTTATAGGTCTTGAAAATATAAAGGAATATTCAGGAGATATTGAAAAGATGCAAAATATAGTTAGAGAACTAAATGAAAAACAAATAGATTTTCAAAAACTAAAATCTCTTTATGGAAATATAAAAAATATTAGAAATGATATAAATCATGGAGGATTTAATCTTAAAGATAATAAAGAAAATGGGGAACCAAGATCTAGAACAGATAGTTTAACCTTTAGAAATACACTAGAAAAAAACTTCAAAAAAATAAAAGAAATTATTTTTTATGCAGAATAG
- the csx20 gene encoding CRISPR-associated protein Csx20: MKNKKALLVFSHQLTENQEKELIEKYEVKKIESLPNELQNMWSNVLIKKDYKENLEKIKEFVKENFSKGDIILIQGNWGYTYNLVKWSIENELIPVYSYTERNVEEIKDGETVKKISYFKHVKFIRYE, translated from the coding sequence ATGAAAAATAAAAAGGCGTTATTAGTATTTTCGCATCAATTAACAGAAAATCAGGAAAAAGAATTAATCGAAAAATATGAAGTAAAAAAAATTGAAAGTTTACCAAACGAATTACAAAATATGTGGTCAAATGTTTTAATAAAAAAAGATTATAAAGAGAATTTAGAAAAAATAAAAGAATTTGTTAAAGAAAATTTTAGCAAAGGAGATATAATTTTAATACAAGGCAACTGGGGATATACTTACAATCTTGTGAAATGGTCAATAGAAAATGAATTAATTCCTGTGTACAGCTATACTGAAAGAAATGTTGAAGAAATAAAAGATGGTGAAACTGTAAAAAAAATCAGTTATTTCAAACACGTAAAATTTATTAGATATGAATAA
- the cas1 gene encoding CRISPR-associated endonuclease Cas1, which produces MELYITDLGTMVKKRDDLFEITTSEKRVAVAPQKIKSLVLAKGIFLTTDVIKLAVENNIDIVIVDDFGNPYGRFWQSKFGSTANIRRKQLEIFGTQKGVEIAKQILIQKIKNCAEHLEDSKIKREAKKAFLDKQVNEMKRYIYQIKLVEGDVSAKRGTLMGYEGNAAKIYYQTLSELMPKEFKFEKRSMHPAQDEFNAMLNYAFGILYSKVEKACIIAGLDPYIGIIHTDNYGKKSLVFDIIEGYRHLVSRTVFSLFTQKRIQKYFFKREGDGITLVGDGKKVLVESFYNRLEKKVRYNNRNISSLDKLQFECHELANCLISK; this is translated from the coding sequence ATGGAACTATATATAACAGATTTAGGGACAATGGTGAAAAAAAGAGATGATTTGTTTGAGATAACGACGAGTGAGAAAAGGGTGGCGGTGGCTCCGCAAAAGATAAAATCATTGGTGTTGGCAAAAGGGATATTTTTGACAACAGATGTCATAAAATTGGCAGTGGAAAATAATATTGATATTGTAATTGTTGATGATTTTGGGAATCCTTATGGAAGATTTTGGCAAAGTAAATTTGGATCGACAGCTAATATAAGAAGAAAACAGTTGGAAATATTTGGTACTCAAAAAGGAGTTGAGATAGCAAAACAGATATTGATACAAAAGATTAAAAATTGTGCAGAACATTTGGAAGATTCGAAAATAAAAAGAGAAGCAAAGAAAGCATTTTTAGATAAACAAGTAAATGAAATGAAAAGATATATTTATCAAATTAAATTAGTAGAAGGAGATGTGAGTGCAAAAAGAGGGACTTTGATGGGATATGAAGGAAATGCAGCAAAAATATATTATCAAACATTGTCAGAATTGATGCCAAAAGAATTTAAATTTGAAAAAAGAAGTATGCACCCTGCTCAAGATGAATTCAATGCAATGTTAAACTATGCTTTTGGAATATTATACAGTAAAGTTGAAAAAGCCTGTATAATAGCGGGCCTAGATCCTTATATTGGAATAATCCACACGGACAATTATGGGAAAAAATCACTTGTTTTTGATATTATTGAAGGTTATAGACATTTGGTTAGCAGAACTGTGTTTTCACTTTTTACTCAGAAAAGAATTCAGAAATATTTTTTTAAAAGAGAAGGAGATGGAATTACATTAGTAGGTGACGGGAAAAAAGTTTTGGTGGAAAGTTTTTATAACAGATTGGAAAAAAAGGTACGGTATAATAACAGGAATATATCAAGTTTGGATAAATTACAATTTGAATGTCATGAATTGGCAAATTGTTTAATATCAAAATAA
- the cas2 gene encoding CRISPR-associated endonuclease Cas2 has protein sequence MMTWFIYDITDDRNRNRLIKIAQKHGLYRVQKSVFLGNIEKDEIDQIIRESKKVIDLQEDLVYIFPICEADYKKATLLGLSFEEDIVKDEKPVLFF, from the coding sequence ATGATGACATGGTTCATATATGATATAACAGATGATAGAAATAGAAATAGATTAATTAAGATAGCACAAAAGCATGGATTATACAGAGTTCAAAAGTCAGTATTTTTAGGAAATATAGAAAAGGATGAAATAGATCAAATTATAAGAGAAAGTAAAAAAGTTATTGATTTGCAAGAAGATTTGGTATATATTTTTCCAATTTGTGAAGCGGATTATAAAAAGGCAACATTGCTAGGTTTGTCTTTTGAAGAGGACATTGTTAAAGATGAAAAGCCAGTGTTATTTTTTTAA
- the cas4 gene encoding CRISPR-associated protein Cas4: MEVIKSQKISMFEVLDYIYCPRIIYYEEVLKIFEKKMNDFKKAEEERLEEKGRINRKWIWERLKLRKQDIKNLSQWENKEFNKELDSEKYHFYGKIDEILYLQDGTIVPLYYHNSKYTAREENQYKYLMAMFSMLVEENYNINSQKGYILFLNGHSLKKFEYTEKDFKKIKQQISEILELIETERYPLEVEGGTKCRDCYYKKICGR; the protein is encoded by the coding sequence ATGGAAGTTATCAAATCTCAAAAAATATCAATGTTTGAAGTTTTAGACTATATATACTGTCCTAGAATTATATATTATGAAGAAGTATTAAAAATATTTGAAAAAAAAATGAATGATTTTAAAAAGGCAGAAGAAGAAAGATTAGAAGAAAAAGGAAGAATAAATAGAAAGTGGATATGGGAAAGATTAAAATTAAGAAAACAGGACATAAAAAACTTATCACAATGGGAAAATAAAGAATTTAATAAAGAATTAGATTCAGAAAAATATCATTTTTATGGAAAAATAGATGAAATACTTTATTTACAAGACGGAACAATAGTCCCGCTTTATTATCACAATTCCAAATATACCGCAAGAGAAGAAAACCAATACAAATATCTAATGGCAATGTTTTCTATGTTAGTTGAAGAAAATTATAACATCAACTCTCAAAAGGGCTATATATTGTTTTTAAATGGACATTCATTGAAAAAATTTGAATATACAGAAAAAGATTTTAAAAAAATAAAACAACAAATTTCTGAAATATTGGAACTAATAGAGACAGAACGCTACCCGCTAGAAGTAGAAGGCGGAACAAAATGCAGAGACTGTTATTATAAAAAAATTTGTGGAAGGTAA
- the cas10 gene encoding type III-A CRISPR-associated protein Cas10/Csm1: protein MFRLENMEQVVSLAGLLHDFGKFTNRSSSYVKNIKNKEYKTYKHPVLSKEFICFLEENKIIENSELLENLKELVLKHHESLNFKEVKLSVKDIENEKLQRIGNIVARADNYSATERRDEPVENNQKENTHWMRRPLNPIFETISLKKDLNESVSSYYAYKLRTLNYKTIFSQRLASGKDANNFKENTEEELYKHVCNFFEEVKKINSSSYDVFFSHLYLLMEKYMWCIASDTQTKISDISLFDHLKSTSALVLASYKYHKEKNILETGNQPREKTEQFTVLVGDVSGIQNFIYDGIKSEGAAKILRGKSFFVKMISDVIALHLIREFELNLTNIILTAGGKFYILLQNTEDSMKKIEEIKEKLNNYLYKEFFGQLFVNIVTLEANGDEIAKKFTKILEKGNRELNWQKDKRFFNQIKENPIFDVEYRDDGTTALDRLNEKFKEMGGKIPKARFIGIRYNHKADNKESFEVIENMSIQFFKSKKDIDISGKNEKIDLVISLNNVEIVENYPTILRFISNYAPLEEDKSSLKSFESISNAATGNKKIAVYKADVDNLGMIFSIGFKKKKNVSDEELEEEDEKNKKTDFRSISRISTLSRNMEYFFSYWMNSIFEIGKAEIWLVNKIKKEIDFSNIYVLYSGGDDLVIIGPWDKIIYVSYFIRKKFEEFVTENEEITLSGGIAISHPKLKIINGIDMAGELEEKAKEIDKDKNALTLFDRSFKWDEFEKIFEFAEKLQKIYGNKEERGIITQAFLYRCLNYTEMAEKLYESLSGIDKSSKAGKDIDFNLLTYVSKFEYDYGRNILPKLKELESKIEKNRKKLEKAKDNQEKNKIEKIIKDNEEKIEIIKELRNKFMEEINEEKGNFLTKYMRIVLNYIIYLNRK from the coding sequence ATGTTTAGATTAGAAAATATGGAACAAGTTGTTTCTTTAGCAGGATTATTACACGATTTTGGAAAGTTTACTAATAGGTCGTCAAGTTATGTAAAAAATATAAAAAATAAAGAATACAAAACATATAAACATCCTGTACTGTCAAAAGAATTTATATGCTTTTTAGAAGAAAATAAAATTATAGAAAATTCTGAATTATTAGAAAATCTGAAAGAACTTGTTTTAAAACATCATGAAAGTCTTAACTTTAAAGAAGTTAAACTTTCGGTTAAAGATATTGAAAATGAAAAATTACAGAGAATAGGAAACATAGTGGCAAGAGCAGATAACTATTCTGCTACTGAGAGAAGAGACGAACCTGTAGAAAATAACCAAAAGGAAAATACTCATTGGATGAGAAGGCCTTTAAATCCAATATTTGAAACAATCTCTTTGAAAAAAGATTTAAATGAAAGTGTATCATCATATTATGCATATAAATTAAGAACACTTAATTATAAGACAATATTTTCTCAACGACTTGCATCAGGAAAAGATGCAAATAATTTTAAAGAAAATACTGAAGAGGAATTGTACAAACATGTATGTAATTTTTTTGAAGAAGTAAAGAAAATTAATAGTAGCAGTTATGATGTGTTTTTTTCACATTTGTATCTATTAATGGAAAAATACATGTGGTGTATTGCCTCAGATACCCAGACTAAAATATCTGATATTTCATTATTTGATCATTTGAAAAGCACATCAGCATTGGTACTGGCTTCTTATAAGTACCATAAAGAGAAAAATATTTTAGAAACAGGAAATCAACCTAGAGAAAAAACAGAGCAATTTACAGTTTTGGTAGGAGATGTTAGTGGAATTCAGAATTTTATTTATGATGGAATAAAATCAGAAGGTGCTGCAAAAATATTGAGAGGAAAATCATTTTTTGTAAAAATGATAAGTGATGTAATAGCATTACATTTAATAAGAGAATTTGAATTAAATTTAACAAATATTATTTTAACTGCTGGTGGGAAATTTTATATTTTACTTCAAAATACAGAAGATTCAATGAAAAAAATTGAAGAGATAAAAGAAAAATTAAATAATTATTTGTATAAAGAATTTTTTGGACAACTCTTTGTAAATATTGTAACACTTGAAGCAAATGGTGATGAAATAGCTAAAAAATTTACTAAAATTCTTGAAAAAGGAAATAGGGAGTTAAATTGGCAAAAAGATAAAAGATTTTTCAATCAAATAAAGGAAAATCCAATTTTTGATGTAGAATACAGAGATGATGGAACAACGGCTTTAGATAGGTTAAATGAAAAGTTTAAAGAAATGGGAGGAAAAATTCCTAAAGCTAGGTTTATAGGAATAAGGTATAATCATAAGGCAGATAATAAAGAAAGTTTTGAAGTTATTGAAAACATGTCTATTCAGTTTTTTAAATCAAAAAAAGATATTGATATTTCAGGGAAAAACGAGAAAATAGATTTAGTAATATCTCTTAATAATGTTGAAATAGTTGAAAATTATCCTACGATATTAAGATTTATTAGTAATTATGCACCTTTAGAAGAAGATAAAAGTTCATTGAAAAGTTTTGAAAGTATTTCTAATGCAGCGACAGGAAATAAAAAAATAGCGGTTTATAAAGCAGATGTAGATAATCTTGGAATGATATTCAGTATAGGATTTAAAAAGAAGAAAAATGTTTCAGATGAAGAATTAGAAGAAGAGGATGAGAAAAACAAAAAAACTGACTTTAGATCCATTTCAAGAATATCAACTTTAAGTAGAAATATGGAATACTTTTTCTCATATTGGATGAATTCTATCTTTGAAATAGGAAAAGCAGAAATTTGGTTAGTTAATAAAATAAAAAAAGAAATTGATTTTAGTAATATTTATGTTCTTTATTCAGGTGGAGATGACTTAGTTATAATAGGCCCTTGGGATAAAATAATTTATGTGTCATATTTTATAAGAAAAAAATTTGAAGAATTCGTAACAGAAAATGAAGAGATAACTTTATCAGGAGGAATAGCAATCTCCCATCCTAAATTAAAAATAATAAATGGTATAGATATGGCAGGAGAACTCGAAGAAAAAGCTAAAGAAATTGACAAAGATAAAAATGCTCTTACTTTATTTGATAGATCATTTAAATGGGATGAATTTGAAAAAATATTTGAGTTTGCTGAAAAACTACAAAAAATATATGGAAATAAAGAAGAAAGGGGAATAATTACACAAGCATTTTTGTATAGATGTTTGAATTATACAGAAATGGCTGAGAAGTTATATGAATCTTTATCAGGAATTGATAAAAGTAGTAAAGCTGGAAAAGATATTGATTTTAATTTATTAACATACGTTTCAAAATTTGAATATGATTATGGTAGAAATATATTGCCAAAACTAAAGGAACTTGAATCTAAAATTGAAAAAAATAGAAAGAAATTGGAAAAAGCAAAAGACAATCAAGAAAAAAATAAAATAGAAAAAATAATTAAAGATAATGAAGAAAAAATTGAAATAATTAAAGAACTGAGAAATAAATTTATGGAAGAAATAAATGAAGAAAAAGGTAATTTTTTAACAAAATATATGAGAATAGTTTTAAACTATATAATTTATTTGAATAGAAAGTAG
- the csm2 gene encoding type III-A CRISPR-associated protein Csm2, with the protein MGNSKISLNEFKKISNSETREKKSSYQGNPRRDRNNRNYNSNQSQDSKSEIEKIMDSIKKEGYRNESKNILRKKLIFEESQKIAEELSKEKLSNSQLRAFFNEINKLKLKYIKNDRNDEKENQEELGNLAIELLILKSKLEYRRGKSGNNKLPKNFYIFMKENIDYIVNNDKKIYFKDFKTFFETVIGYTYGLGGVNNR; encoded by the coding sequence ATGGGAAATAGTAAAATATCTTTAAATGAATTTAAGAAAATAAGTAATTCAGAAACTCGAGAAAAAAAAAGTAGTTATCAAGGAAATCCTCGAAGAGATAGGAATAATAGAAATTATAACAGTAATCAAAGTCAGGATTCAAAGTCTGAAATAGAAAAAATAATGGATAGTATAAAAAAAGAAGGTTATCGAAACGAATCAAAAAATATTTTAAGAAAAAAACTTATTTTTGAAGAATCTCAAAAGATAGCTGAAGAATTATCGAAAGAAAAATTAAGTAATTCACAATTGAGAGCTTTTTTTAATGAAATAAATAAATTAAAATTAAAATATATAAAAAATGATAGAAATGATGAAAAAGAAAATCAAGAAGAATTAGGAAATTTAGCAATAGAATTATTAATTTTAAAATCAAAACTAGAATATAGAAGAGGTAAAAGTGGTAATAATAAATTGCCAAAAAATTTTTATATATTTATGAAAGAAAATATTGATTACATTGTTAATAATGATAAGAAAATATACTTCAAAGACTTTAAAACTTTTTTTGAAACTGTCATAGGATATACATATGGACTTGGTGGAGTAAATAATAGATAG
- the csm3 gene encoding type III-A CRISPR-associated RAMP protein Csm3 yields MSKYKLVEIYKISGQIKLETGLHIGGDEGVIEIGGNDNPIVRDVSTGNPYIPGSSLKGKMRYLLEWYTGNINSNGKVYDKLPEGIENDVLLNVFGATAGGNGKKGPTRITVKDVFLSENSEKEVKRMKEKKGTDTELKTENSINRLDSSANPRNLERVPRNLVFNMEINFKVLSIDNKNEIEKMIKDGLKLVEIEGLGGSVSRGSGQIKFENLKIENLFNGQEENIDLDDIKLGD; encoded by the coding sequence ATGTCAAAATATAAATTAGTAGAAATATATAAAATAAGTGGACAAATAAAATTAGAAACAGGATTACATATTGGAGGAGATGAAGGTGTCATTGAAATAGGAGGAAATGATAATCCAATTGTAAGAGATGTATCAACAGGAAATCCTTATATACCAGGAAGTAGTTTAAAAGGAAAAATGAGATATTTATTAGAATGGTATACTGGAAATATTAATAGTAATGGAAAAGTATACGATAAATTACCAGAAGGGATTGAAAATGACGTACTTTTAAATGTATTTGGAGCAACAGCAGGCGGAAACGGTAAAAAAGGACCTACAAGAATAACAGTGAAAGATGTATTTTTGAGTGAAAATTCAGAAAAAGAAGTAAAAAGAATGAAAGAGAAAAAGGGAACGGATACGGAGTTAAAAACAGAAAATAGTATAAATAGACTTGATTCAAGTGCTAATCCAAGAAATCTAGAAAGAGTTCCAAGAAATTTAGTTTTTAATATGGAAATTAATTTTAAAGTTTTAAGTATAGATAACAAAAATGAAATAGAAAAAATGATAAAAGATGGTTTAAAATTAGTTGAAATCGAAGGACTTGGAGGTTCAGTTTCTAGAGGAAGCGGACAAATAAAATTTGAGAATTTGAAAATAGAAAATTTGTTTAATGGACAGGAAGAAAATATAGACTTAGATGATATAAAATTAGGAGATTAG
- the csm5 gene encoding type III-A CRISPR-associated RAMP protein Csm5: MNVAKKYNVKLLPLTDIHIGSGKDIEAYEYTVKAEYMYRIDMSEVFDKMSDSEKENFYKILKKNNLFNIRSWIHDNYREEWGYIYKEKVSSDFEKYYKEKLDDRSQENSQLSIFEFIGYNDKKYIPGSSIKGALRTAFIYSYFLENEKKYKVEKKKNEAQIMEANILNAKRIDKNQNITGLEPKKDPFKTVKIFDTEEIELEKFSVNVLQIKEGNLFCEVLSGIYNEIDKLEKENFGNEIDFEQGINFNIVSTEYSLKENLKMGYKKSFGMKELIDSLDDKVENIINFETEKKREKDSYNIKGFYEFLKKIFDTFKNRDNNISLIRIGKYTGFNNKTINLVTEKPDEKSRTIFDENNYPMGWALIKVEEVNI; this comes from the coding sequence ATGAATGTAGCAAAAAAATATAATGTGAAATTACTTCCATTGACAGATATTCATATTGGAAGTGGAAAAGATATAGAGGCGTATGAATATACAGTTAAAGCTGAATACATGTATAGAATTGATATGTCAGAAGTTTTTGATAAAATGAGTGATTCTGAAAAAGAGAATTTTTATAAAATACTTAAAAAGAATAACCTTTTTAACATAAGAAGTTGGATACACGATAATTACAGGGAGGAATGGGGTTATATTTACAAAGAAAAAGTGTCTTCTGATTTTGAGAAGTATTATAAAGAGAAATTAGATGACAGAAGTCAAGAAAATAGTCAGCTAAGTATTTTTGAGTTTATTGGATACAATGATAAAAAATATATTCCAGGAAGTTCAATAAAAGGAGCATTAAGAACAGCTTTTATATATAGTTATTTTTTAGAAAATGAAAAAAAATATAAAGTAGAAAAAAAGAAAAATGAAGCTCAAATAATGGAAGCTAATATTTTAAATGCTAAAAGGATTGATAAAAATCAAAATATAACAGGTTTAGAGCCTAAAAAAGATCCTTTTAAAACAGTCAAGATTTTTGATACAGAAGAAATTGAACTTGAAAAATTTTCTGTAAATGTGCTTCAAATAAAAGAAGGGAATTTATTTTGTGAAGTTTTAAGTGGAATATATAATGAAATTGATAAACTTGAAAAAGAGAATTTTGGAAATGAAATAGATTTTGAACAAGGAATAAATTTTAATATTGTGTCAACAGAATACTCTTTGAAAGAAAATTTAAAAATGGGTTATAAAAAGAGCTTTGGAATGAAAGAATTAATAGATTCTTTAGATGATAAAGTAGAAAATATAATAAACTTTGAAACTGAAAAGAAAAGAGAAAAAGATAGTTACAATATAAAAGGATTTTATGAATTTCTGAAAAAAATATTTGATACTTTCAAAAATAGAGATAATAATATAAGTTTAATCAGAATAGGAAAATATACAGGATTTAATAATAAAACAATAAATTTAGTTACAGAAAAACCAGATGAAAAATCAAGAACAATATTTGATGAAAATAATTATCCTATGGGATGGGCATTAATAAAAGTAGAAGAGGTAAATATTTAA
- a CDS encoding CRISPR-associated endonuclease Cas6: protein MGIGEDVTEINKKIFEDIDYLDIDGNLIFDIQKEIEIFEDEIEFTRNKIYEYRFVTPYLPLNEKNFSKYLKREYTLEQAITNNILEVLKGLGIWLEKENKIYVSTDLQITSRDLKNVNMIAFIGTFYTNIKFPDYFSLGKRKSLGYGTFVKVEK, encoded by the coding sequence ATGGGAATTGGTGAGGATGTTACTGAGATAAATAAAAAAATTTTTGAAGATATTGATTATTTGGATATTGATGGAAATTTGATTTTTGATATTCAGAAAGAGATTGAAATTTTTGAGGATGAAATAGAGTTTACAAGGAATAAAATATATGAATATCGGTTTGTGACGCCTTATTTACCATTAAATGAGAAGAATTTTTCTAAATATTTGAAGAGGGAGTACACGTTGGAGCAGGCTATTACAAATAATATTTTAGAAGTATTAAAAGGTTTGGGAATTTGGCTTGAGAAAGAAAATAAAATTTATGTTTCCACAGATTTGCAAATAACTTCGAGAGATTTAAAAAATGTAAATATGATTGCATTTATTGGAACTTTTTATACGAATATAAAATTTCCTGATTACTTTTCGCTTGGAAAAAGAAAAAGTTTGGGTTATGGAACGTTTGTAAAAGTTGAGAAATAA